From a single Planctomicrobium piriforme genomic region:
- a CDS encoding prepilin-type N-terminal cleavage/methylation domain-containing protein, whose translation MKRYLPQSDLRERRAAPPAFTLVELLVAMAIFVLLATLTVSAFRGNESDRISAGTGTLRNAIEGARSRAVKSGQIRGLRLIVDPNDARIATSLIYVGSPGYDEGNGNLSWSANQWTFSNNDTSTPTIWSRLDQRGLLSTGLRIEIPKDSGKWFTITGYNASATPPTVTLAGQYAPCNWDNSSSSYIAVPATNLTFRLELMPTILPGAEPILLPRNTCIDLDGAKLPFSWRAVEDTNRNGLLDTSGMPPEADKVPTGSFTFSVGYSSAMDILFSPRGTPIGAVATTGIICLPVANIADVLLIRDQFRTLGTSGDFSSVSGTTYAQGYLLAADPEHGQRAVALFANTGGILISEINPASNSNNASPNNDLANNPYSFVIRGKEAK comes from the coding sequence ATGAAGCGTTACCTACCACAATCTGACCTTAGAGAACGCAGAGCAGCGCCACCAGCCTTCACGCTGGTCGAACTTCTCGTTGCAATGGCGATTTTTGTTTTACTCGCGACCCTCACGGTCAGTGCGTTTCGCGGCAACGAATCCGACCGCATCAGCGCCGGCACCGGCACGCTTCGTAACGCCATCGAAGGTGCCCGTTCCAGAGCGGTAAAATCAGGGCAGATTCGTGGTCTGCGATTGATTGTCGATCCTAACGATGCACGAATTGCCACGAGTTTGATCTATGTTGGCTCTCCCGGCTACGACGAAGGGAACGGCAACCTTTCCTGGAGTGCAAATCAATGGACTTTCTCCAATAACGATACGAGCACTCCTACGATATGGAGCAGACTCGATCAGCGCGGACTGTTGTCGACAGGCTTGCGGATTGAGATCCCCAAAGATTCAGGCAAATGGTTCACGATCACAGGGTACAATGCCTCTGCAACGCCACCGACTGTCACGCTTGCTGGTCAGTATGCGCCCTGCAATTGGGACAATTCTTCCAGCTCGTACATAGCCGTTCCGGCAACCAACCTGACGTTCCGACTCGAACTGATGCCGACGATTTTGCCGGGTGCCGAACCGATCTTGCTTCCACGAAATACCTGTATCGACCTCGACGGCGCAAAGCTACCTTTCTCATGGCGTGCCGTTGAAGATACGAACCGCAACGGTCTGCTCGACACATCCGGCATGCCACCCGAGGCAGACAAGGTTCCTACGGGTTCGTTCACCTTTTCCGTGGGATATTCTTCCGCGATGGACATCCTGTTCTCCCCCCGAGGGACGCCCATTGGGGCCGTTGCGACGACAGGCATTATTTGTCTGCCCGTCGCCAACATCGCCGATGTCTTGTTGATTCGCGACCAATTCCGAACGCTAGGCACATCTGGCGATTTCTCCTCTGTTTCAGGAACAACCTACGCCCAGGGCTATCTGCTGGCGGCAGACCCCGAACATGGGCAAAGAGCGGTCGCGCTCTTCGCAAACACCGGCGGCATTCTGATCTCGGAGATCAACCCGGCCTCAAATTCGAACAACGCCAGTCCCAATAACGATCTGGCGAACAATCCCTATTCCTTCGTCATTCGCGGCAAGGAGGCGAAATGA
- a CDS encoding type II secretion system protein — MRSKPQHSARRSAFTLIEVLVVIGIMALLVTLLVMAIGPSLESAKVSATRVTIAQINEVIQQRIDAINRLDLTSEATRFANASGLSQANASLILRKNLYRQALPQSVKDLGGLDLDTSTASDNSPIYALWQAETPSGPPTSSTTNHLAETECSEVLYYALTKGSRIRVTNNGKSFNIPTLPVESINPRHIKDTDNDQLPEFVDAWERPLRFYRWPTRLVRTGGAPSNTPADIAATDRQQASVLISSLPSFAGTTLVYSSTLSNTLNQDPDDPTGVATLSLYGGSTFTVQIAGGSPTSVTALPFTEANYHTPNTYWTPLLASGGPDEAFGLGDPTSSSGGQNLCTVTVPAEVNDNITNRQQ; from the coding sequence ATGCGATCAAAACCACAACATTCGGCTCGCCGTTCTGCCTTCACATTGATTGAAGTGCTGGTCGTGATTGGCATTATGGCTCTTCTGGTCACCTTGCTGGTCATGGCGATCGGGCCATCACTGGAGAGTGCGAAGGTCAGCGCCACAAGGGTAACGATTGCCCAGATTAACGAGGTGATTCAACAGCGAATTGATGCCATCAATCGCCTGGATTTAACGAGCGAGGCTACTCGGTTTGCCAATGCATCTGGACTCAGCCAGGCAAATGCCAGCCTTATCCTTCGCAAAAATCTCTATCGCCAGGCATTACCTCAGTCAGTGAAAGACTTGGGAGGGCTCGATCTAGACACTTCTACTGCTTCTGACAATTCTCCGATATACGCACTCTGGCAGGCCGAAACGCCATCGGGTCCGCCAACCTCATCGACGACCAACCACCTCGCCGAAACAGAGTGTTCAGAGGTTTTGTACTATGCGCTGACTAAAGGTTCGCGAATCAGGGTCACTAACAATGGTAAGTCGTTCAATATCCCAACATTGCCTGTCGAGTCGATCAACCCAAGGCACATCAAAGATACGGATAATGATCAACTGCCAGAATTTGTTGATGCATGGGAACGCCCATTGAGATTTTACCGGTGGCCAACTCGACTCGTCCGGACTGGGGGAGCGCCGAGTAACACCCCCGCTGACATCGCTGCTACTGATCGTCAGCAAGCTTCTGTCCTGATTTCTTCCTTGCCATCTTTTGCGGGCACAACTCTGGTTTATTCATCAACTCTCTCTAACACGCTCAACCAGGATCCTGATGATCCAACTGGAGTCGCCACTTTGTCCCTGTATGGGGGTTCGACGTTCACTGTTCAAATTGCAGGGGGGAGCCCGACTAGCGTGACTGCCTTGCCATTCACCGAGGCAAATTACCACACTCCCAATACTTACTGGACGCCTCTCCTTGCCTCGGGCGGACCCGACGAAGCTTTTGGCCTCGGAGATCCAACATCGTCGTCCGGAGGCCAGAATTTATGCACCGTAACGGTACCAGCGGAAGTCAATGACAACATTACGAATCGACAGCAATAA
- a CDS encoding type II secretion system protein, whose protein sequence is MQRSPISIDLRETAPPQARCREFGLPLTPHASSLKPRSGFTLVELIVVILIMAILVAMLLPAINNVRRTAREAQVTIDIKNLEKAIADFKLKFNGAEVPSSFKICERASDWGTSTADKNALATIRQLWPNVDTSVDLGDVNGNGTPNEIYTLNGPECLVFFLGGVCATANSSGQIVAQDGTAGSESPNTPTIWAPLGFSTNPSKPFSRGGTRVGPFIEFDSGRLKDGTTASSTSGVMPEYLDPLPNQIAPYLYISSYGGRGYNFSGANITTNNNDLSPLTFITYYKSNVVIPHNQKSFQIISPGFDNEYGSGGEYASGTPLPSTRLNERDNITNFSGGPLQP, encoded by the coding sequence ATGCAGCGTTCGCCAATCAGCATCGACCTTCGCGAAACAGCCCCGCCGCAGGCGCGGTGCCGCGAGTTTGGTCTGCCCCTAACGCCTCACGCCTCAAGCCTCAAGCCTCGCAGCGGCTTCACGCTGGTCGAGCTGATCGTTGTGATTCTGATTATGGCGATTCTGGTGGCCATGCTCCTGCCGGCGATTAATAATGTGCGTAGAACTGCTCGTGAAGCTCAGGTGACAATTGATATTAAAAACCTCGAAAAGGCAATTGCCGATTTCAAATTGAAGTTTAATGGTGCAGAGGTTCCAAGCAGCTTCAAAATTTGCGAACGCGCTTCGGACTGGGGGACATCAACGGCGGACAAAAATGCATTGGCCACCATTCGCCAGCTTTGGCCTAACGTCGACACTTCGGTCGATCTTGGAGACGTGAACGGCAACGGTACTCCCAATGAAATATACACCTTGAACGGCCCGGAGTGTCTTGTGTTCTTCCTTGGGGGGGTCTGCGCTACCGCTAATTCAAGTGGTCAGATCGTTGCTCAAGATGGCACGGCCGGCTCGGAGTCCCCCAATACTCCCACGATTTGGGCTCCACTTGGGTTCTCCACAAACCCTTCGAAGCCGTTTAGCCGGGGAGGGACTCGTGTGGGCCCGTTCATTGAATTCGACTCAGGGAGACTGAAAGATGGAACCACAGCGAGCAGCACGTCCGGGGTGATGCCTGAATATCTCGACCCCTTGCCGAATCAAATTGCACCGTATCTCTACATCAGCAGCTACGGAGGGAGAGGATATAATTTCTCGGGCGCCAATATCACCACCAACAACAACGACCTCTCGCCTCTCACCTTTATCACCTATTACAAGTCAAACGTGGTGATTCCTCACAACCAGAAAAGTTTTCAGATCATCTCGCCGGGATTTGATAACGAATATGGTTCGGGAGGAGAATATGCATCCGGAACGCCGCTACCATCCACTCGACTGAACGAGCGCGACAACATCACCAACTTTTCTGGCGGGCCGCTGCAGCCATAA
- a CDS encoding type II secretion system F family protein, whose protein sequence is MPVFQYEAMDNTGLEIKETIDAPSEAEAQQMIREKGFFVTKITEKTQRKKKDDKTKTGAKQQTAANRKKQTFTIGGVSAKKLTAFTRQLSTLQDAGLPILRSLRILEGQAKPGALKNALMGVIEDVESGNTLSEAMAKQPKAFDNLYVNMVKAGEAGGALEVILQRLAEFKERAQSLKRKVQGAMIYPVAVITVATAIVGFIMVFIIPKFKAIFNDFGVELPGITVALITISDAVVNYWFLIPVIPISIVIFYKIVKKNKTGAYIMDRVILKIPLMGQIVSKSTVARTCRTLGTLIASGVPILEALSIARDTAGNEVFRKAFEHIHSSIREGESMAVPLRETRIVDDLVVNMVDVGEETGALDNMLYKVADVYDEEVSVLVEGLINMLEPLMVVILGLIVGFIVIALFMPLVKLLNDLS, encoded by the coding sequence ATGCCGGTTTTCCAATATGAAGCGATGGACAACACGGGCCTTGAGATCAAGGAAACGATCGATGCCCCGTCGGAGGCCGAAGCGCAGCAGATGATCCGCGAAAAGGGCTTCTTTGTGACGAAAATCACGGAGAAGACCCAGCGCAAAAAGAAGGACGACAAAACCAAGACCGGCGCCAAACAGCAGACGGCCGCCAATCGCAAAAAGCAGACGTTCACCATCGGCGGCGTCAGCGCCAAAAAGCTCACCGCCTTCACCCGGCAGCTCTCCACCCTGCAAGACGCCGGCCTGCCGATTCTCCGCAGCCTCCGCATCCTCGAAGGTCAGGCGAAACCCGGCGCGCTGAAAAACGCACTGATGGGCGTCATCGAAGACGTCGAGTCCGGCAACACTCTGTCCGAAGCCATGGCCAAACAACCCAAGGCGTTCGACAACCTGTACGTCAACATGGTGAAAGCCGGCGAGGCAGGCGGTGCACTCGAAGTCATTCTCCAGCGACTTGCCGAGTTCAAGGAACGTGCCCAAAGCCTGAAGCGAAAAGTCCAGGGGGCCATGATTTACCCCGTCGCGGTCATCACCGTGGCGACCGCCATCGTCGGGTTCATCATGGTGTTCATTATTCCGAAGTTTAAGGCGATCTTTAACGACTTCGGCGTGGAACTCCCCGGCATCACCGTTGCCCTGATCACGATCAGCGACGCGGTCGTCAATTACTGGTTCCTGATCCCCGTGATCCCGATCAGTATCGTCATCTTCTATAAGATCGTGAAAAAGAACAAAACCGGCGCCTACATTATGGACCGGGTGATCTTAAAAATACCGCTCATGGGCCAGATCGTCTCCAAATCGACGGTCGCCAGAACGTGTCGAACACTCGGCACGCTCATCGCGTCCGGCGTGCCGATTCTCGAAGCCCTCTCCATTGCCCGCGACACCGCAGGCAACGAGGTGTTTCGCAAGGCGTTCGAGCATATTCACTCGTCCATTCGCGAAGGGGAATCGATGGCGGTCCCCCTGCGTGAAACCAGAATCGTCGACGACCTGGTGGTGAACATGGTCGACGTCGGTGAAGAAACCGGTGCCCTGGATAACATGCTGTATAAGGTCGCCGACGTGTACGACGAAGAAGTGTCGGTCCTCGTCGAAGGCCTCATCAACATGCTCGAACCGCTGATGGTGGTGATCCTCGGGTTGATCGTGGGGTTCATCGTCATCGCCCTGTTCATGCCGCTGGTGAAACTGCTGAACGATCTGTCGTGA
- a CDS encoding GspE/PulE family protein, which translates to MAQRKLGQILVDLGYLTEDNLWDILEEQKKSPGEVIGQVAKRMGLVTEAQVTEALAEQFGMPVVNLADTNILPKVLELVPETMASVYKIMPISLKDNVLTVAMADPQNLAALDDLRNFLGYDVRGAVSSMPEVEAAIARHYASRTEDDMEGLMGELENLEMGNKSLNEKRGPIELGGEDEISSSHPIRKLLNMVILLAIKDQASDIHFEPFEDEFKIRVRADGVLYEMVPPPRHLASAIVSRIKVMANLDIAERRMPQDGRIELNVGGNSVDLRVSVLPTMFGEAVVMRVLDRTVVQLDLGKIGMDPQILSRFREMIDRPNGIVLVTGPTGSGKTTTLYSALNELNDIETKIITTEDPIEYDIDGLIQVPINSEIDVTFAKALRAILRHDPDKILVGEIRDFETAEIAVQSSLTGHLVFSTLHTNDAPSAVTRLRDMGIPPFLITATVEAVLAQRLVRRICVECRTEFEPSDELLMELQLPLEQARRYKFYYGKGCQRCNNSGYKGRTGLYELLTINDEIRDMISSDASVDEMRNLARSQGMTTLREAGLKLIFDGITTIDEIVRETVMDDGE; encoded by the coding sequence ATGGCCCAACGTAAACTCGGACAGATCCTGGTCGACCTCGGTTATCTAACCGAAGACAACCTCTGGGACATTCTTGAAGAGCAGAAGAAAAGTCCCGGCGAGGTGATCGGACAGGTCGCCAAGCGGATGGGCCTCGTCACCGAAGCACAGGTTACCGAAGCGCTCGCCGAACAGTTCGGCATGCCGGTCGTCAATCTGGCTGATACCAACATCCTCCCCAAGGTGCTGGAACTCGTCCCGGAAACGATGGCCAGCGTCTACAAGATCATGCCCATCTCCCTGAAGGACAACGTCCTCACAGTGGCGATGGCAGACCCGCAGAACCTGGCCGCTCTCGACGATCTGCGGAACTTCCTCGGCTACGACGTCCGCGGCGCCGTCTCTTCCATGCCTGAAGTCGAAGCGGCCATTGCCCGGCACTATGCCAGCCGCACCGAAGACGATATGGAAGGGCTCATGGGGGAGCTCGAAAACCTCGAGATGGGCAATAAGTCCCTGAACGAGAAGCGCGGTCCGATCGAACTGGGAGGCGAGGATGAAATCTCCAGCTCCCACCCCATCCGCAAGCTGCTCAACATGGTCATTCTGCTGGCCATCAAAGACCAGGCGAGCGACATTCACTTCGAGCCCTTCGAAGACGAATTCAAGATTCGCGTCCGCGCCGACGGCGTGCTCTACGAGATGGTTCCGCCTCCGCGGCATCTCGCGTCCGCCATCGTCAGCCGTATCAAAGTCATGGCGAACCTCGACATCGCCGAACGCCGGATGCCGCAAGACGGCCGTATCGAACTCAACGTCGGCGGCAACTCCGTCGACTTGCGCGTCAGCGTCCTCCCCACCATGTTCGGCGAAGCGGTGGTCATGCGGGTGCTGGACCGCACCGTGGTGCAGCTCGACCTCGGCAAAATCGGCATGGACCCGCAAATCTTGTCGCGGTTCCGCGAAATGATCGACCGTCCCAACGGCATCGTGCTCGTCACCGGGCCGACCGGTTCCGGCAAAACGACCACCCTGTATTCGGCGCTCAACGAACTCAACGACATCGAAACCAAGATTATCACCACCGAAGACCCCATCGAATACGACATCGACGGGCTGATTCAGGTGCCGATCAACTCCGAAATTGACGTCACGTTCGCCAAGGCCCTCCGCGCGATCCTCCGCCACGACCCTGACAAAATCCTCGTGGGCGAGATCCGCGACTTTGAAACCGCCGAAATCGCGGTCCAAAGCTCCCTCACCGGCCACCTTGTGTTCTCGACATTGCACACCAACGACGCCCCGTCCGCGGTCACCCGACTCCGCGACATGGGCATCCCGCCGTTCCTCATTACCGCGACGGTCGAAGCGGTGCTCGCACAGCGACTGGTCCGCCGCATTTGCGTCGAGTGCCGAACGGAGTTTGAGCCCAGCGATGAGCTGTTAATGGAGCTCCAGCTTCCCCTGGAACAGGCTCGGCGCTACAAATTCTATTACGGCAAAGGTTGCCAGCGTTGCAACAACTCCGGCTACAAGGGCCGCACCGGACTGTACGAACTGCTGACCATCAATGACGAAATCCGCGACATGATCTCCTCGGATGCCTCCGTCGACGAAATGCGAAACCTCGCCCGCAGCCAGGGGATGACGACCCTCCGCGAGGCCGGCCTCAAGCTGATCTTCGACGGCATCACCACCATCGACGAAATCGTCCGCGAAACAGTCATGGATGACGGCGAGTGA
- a CDS encoding type IV pilus twitching motility protein PilT, translated as MATVQIDKLLETVVREKVSDLHITAGQPPVVRLSGRMQRLDTKSLDGEDTSALMKSITPERNQQELQEKGGTDFGFAFGDKARFRVAVFKQRGMIGMVLRRVPNEFLTFEQLGLPPIIGDLIARPRGLFLVTGPTGSGKTTSLASMINHINEHEQHHIITLEDPIEYYHQHKKSTINQREVGVDVPSFPEALRRALRMDPDIILVGEMRDLETIGSAITAAETGHVVFGTLHTTGAQGTVDRIIDVFPTSQQEQIRTQLANAIIGILSQALLPRKPKGLVAAYEMLVVTPAIANLIREAKTFRINSSIQTGRKYGMQLLDDALFDLWRKDLCDEKDVVTKSNNPGELKARIANAKKGVLDEEGEEEDDDE; from the coding sequence ATGGCCACAGTTCAGATCGATAAGCTGCTGGAAACGGTCGTCCGGGAGAAGGTCAGCGACCTGCACATTACCGCAGGTCAGCCCCCGGTGGTCCGTCTTTCCGGACGCATGCAGCGGCTCGATACCAAGTCCCTGGACGGCGAAGACACCTCGGCCCTGATGAAAAGTATCACGCCCGAGCGCAATCAGCAGGAGCTGCAGGAAAAAGGGGGGACCGACTTCGGGTTCGCCTTCGGCGACAAAGCCCGATTTCGCGTGGCCGTGTTCAAACAGCGCGGGATGATCGGCATGGTGCTGCGTCGCGTTCCCAACGAGTTTCTCACGTTCGAGCAGTTGGGCCTGCCTCCGATCATTGGCGATCTCATCGCCCGCCCCCGCGGTCTGTTTCTGGTGACCGGTCCGACCGGTTCCGGCAAGACAACCTCGCTCGCGAGCATGATCAATCACATCAACGAACACGAACAACACCACATCATCACGCTCGAAGACCCGATCGAGTACTACCACCAGCACAAAAAATCGACGATTAATCAGCGTGAAGTCGGTGTCGACGTTCCCAGCTTCCCGGAAGCCCTGCGTCGCGCCCTGCGTATGGACCCCGACATCATCCTCGTGGGGGAAATGCGCGATCTGGAAACGATTGGTTCGGCCATCACCGCGGCCGAAACCGGCCACGTCGTGTTCGGAACCCTGCACACGACCGGTGCCCAGGGGACAGTGGACCGCATCATCGACGTGTTCCCAACCAGCCAGCAGGAACAGATTCGCACCCAGTTGGCGAATGCCATCATCGGCATTCTCAGTCAGGCCCTGCTCCCGCGCAAACCTAAGGGGCTTGTGGCTGCGTATGAAATGCTGGTCGTGACGCCCGCCATCGCGAACCTGATCCGCGAAGCCAAGACGTTTCGTATCAATTCGTCGATCCAGACTGGACGCAAATACGGCATGCAGTTGCTCGACGACGCCCTGTTTGACCTGTGGCGCAAAGACCTCTGCGATGAGAAAGACGTCGTCACCAAATCGAATAACCCGGGCGAACTGAAAGCCCGCATCGCCAATGCGAAAAAGGGAGTTCTCGACGAGGAAGGCGAAGAAGAGGACGACGACGAATAG
- a CDS encoding GspE/PulE family protein, whose product MAGNDWLYDFVTDGTISDDQLQEALAIAKRRGRQPEDVLIEMGYIDADVVASKKAQAFGMGTVDLGNMEIPHTLIELVPESVARENTCIPVEMQGERMIVAVVDAMNLELLDKLRFILNRDVDLTTASKESILAAINRHYGQSEGESVDSMIMEFTETAIDFTETEMSDAASALKDEERSPIVKLVNLIFNEAVNMRASDIHIEPFEDRIRIRYRIDGHLVERDSPPRRLLAALTSRIKVMGRMDIAEKRRPQDGRVKTRAGGKEIDLRVSILPTNHGQALVMRILDRDNIKVGIRNLGFSEENYRRFHNVIRRPNGIFLVTGPTGSGKTTTLYSALGELNRPDRKIITAEDPVEYYLPGINQVEVKHNIGLDFQRIIRAMLRQAPNVILVGEIRDTETGEMAIQASLTGHLVFSTLHTNDAPGAITRLIDMGVQPFLVASSLTAVMAQRLMRTVCPKCGEPTQPDPSELAFFELTPEQVANATFRRGKGCKHCQHTGMRGRKAVFELMMVNAAIRDLAFRSEPAQNIRRTARLYGMKTLVEDAVDKALEGISTLAEAYKLRSGGH is encoded by the coding sequence ATGGCGGGAAACGATTGGCTTTACGATTTTGTCACAGACGGCACCATCAGCGATGACCAGCTGCAGGAAGCCCTGGCCATCGCCAAGCGCCGCGGCAGACAGCCCGAAGACGTGCTGATTGAGATGGGCTATATCGACGCTGACGTCGTCGCCTCCAAGAAGGCCCAAGCGTTCGGGATGGGGACCGTCGACCTCGGGAACATGGAAATCCCGCATACGCTGATCGAACTCGTGCCCGAGTCGGTCGCCCGGGAAAACACCTGCATCCCGGTCGAGATGCAGGGGGAACGAATGATCGTCGCCGTCGTCGACGCGATGAATCTGGAATTGCTCGACAAACTGCGATTCATCTTAAACCGCGACGTCGACCTGACAACCGCCTCGAAAGAATCAATCCTCGCCGCCATCAACCGACACTACGGGCAGTCCGAAGGGGAGTCGGTCGACTCGATGATCATGGAGTTTACGGAAACGGCGATCGATTTCACCGAAACGGAAATGTCCGACGCCGCTTCGGCCCTGAAGGACGAAGAACGCTCGCCGATCGTGAAGCTCGTGAATCTGATCTTCAACGAAGCGGTGAACATGCGGGCCAGCGACATCCATATTGAGCCGTTTGAAGACCGGATTCGCATCCGGTACCGGATCGACGGCCACCTGGTGGAGCGTGATAGCCCCCCGCGGCGACTGCTCGCGGCCCTGACTTCGCGTATTAAAGTCATGGGGCGTATGGATATTGCGGAAAAACGCCGTCCTCAGGACGGCCGCGTCAAGACCCGCGCCGGCGGGAAAGAGATCGACCTGCGGGTCAGTATTCTCCCCACCAACCACGGCCAGGCCCTGGTCATGCGGATTCTGGACCGCGACAACATCAAAGTGGGGATTCGGAACCTCGGGTTCAGTGAAGAGAACTACCGACGGTTCCACAATGTCATCCGCCGTCCCAACGGGATCTTCCTCGTGACCGGGCCGACCGGATCTGGCAAGACCACCACGTTGTACAGTGCCCTCGGGGAACTGAATCGTCCGGACCGCAAGATCATCACCGCGGAAGACCCTGTGGAGTACTACCTGCCGGGGATCAATCAGGTGGAGGTCAAGCACAACATCGGACTCGACTTCCAGCGGATTATTCGCGCGATGTTGCGACAGGCCCCGAATGTGATCCTCGTGGGGGAGATTCGCGATACGGAGACCGGCGAAATGGCAATTCAGGCTTCTTTGACTGGACACTTGGTATTCAGTACGCTTCACACGAACGATGCGCCCGGTGCTATTACACGTTTGATCGATATGGGTGTACAGCCATTTCTGGTCGCATCAAGCCTCACGGCGGTCATGGCGCAGCGTCTGATGCGGACCGTTTGTCCTAAGTGTGGGGAGCCAACCCAGCCTGATCCATCCGAGCTGGCGTTCTTCGAACTGACCCCCGAACAGGTCGCTAACGCGACCTTCCGTCGCGGGAAGGGGTGCAAGCACTGCCAGCACACCGGCATGCGGGGCCGCAAGGCGGTGTTCGAGCTGATGATGGTTAACGCCGCCATTCGCGACCTGGCATTTCGCAGCGAACCGGCTCAGAACATCCGCCGGACCGCCCGTCTGTATGGCATGAAGACGCTGGTGGAAGATGCCGTCGACAAAGCACTTGAGGGGATTTCGACGCTGGCTGAAGCCTACAAGCTCCGCAGCGGCGGGCATTGA
- a CDS encoding DUF5985 family protein: MDHFIMGAIAMGSATAGLFFLRFWRETGDRLFCIFAIAFWLLGLTRVALVLSATTATEHSPIYWVRLVVFGLILAAILDKSRNPRRRPPPSGNPPQH; the protein is encoded by the coding sequence ATGGACCACTTCATTATGGGCGCGATCGCAATGGGTTCGGCCACAGCCGGGCTGTTCTTTCTGAGATTCTGGCGCGAGACCGGTGATCGCTTGTTCTGCATCTTCGCGATCGCTTTCTGGCTGCTGGGACTCACCCGCGTCGCTCTCGTGCTCTCGGCGACGACCGCGACCGAGCACAGCCCGATCTACTGGGTGCGGCTGGTTGTCTTCGGACTGATCCTCGCCGCGATTCTCGACAAGAGCCGCAACCCGCGTCGGCGGCCGCCCCCATCTGGAAACCCACCCCAACACTGA
- a CDS encoding DUF5985 family protein, which yields MPGVVYLLSAAVSCLCAVLLFQGYRQHAVRLLLWSGLCFAGLTLDNLLLYVDQIVLPDVDLAILRRLPGLAGIVLLNVGLIWDSK from the coding sequence ATGCCCGGCGTCGTGTATCTGTTATCAGCCGCCGTCAGCTGCTTGTGCGCGGTGCTGCTGTTCCAGGGATATCGTCAGCACGCAGTCCGGCTGCTGCTCTGGAGCGGCCTGTGCTTTGCGGGCCTGACGCTGGACAATCTGCTGCTGTACGTCGACCAGATCGTCCTTCCGGACGTCGATCTGGCGATCCTGCGACGCTTGCCCGGCCTGGCCGGTATCGTGCTGCTGAACGTCGGTCTGATCTGGGATTCGAAATAG